The Astatotilapia calliptera chromosome 8, fAstCal1.2, whole genome shotgun sequence nucleotide sequence CAGACTCGGTCGAAATAGTTGAGGTTTAATGAAGGGCAGCTAATGGGGCGGAGAGCTATGCCTGCATGTCATGCATTCATCGGATCATGCAGGGAGCAGCATGCAAGTTTATTTCTCCCTGACTGATGTAAAGCTTCTTGTTCCGTTTTTGTGGTGTGGGCTGGCATTTTTAATTCTGACACCTGATGATGTTTTTATTAGAAAGATAGGAAGAGGGTTTATCAGCAGCTGAAACATCTTTTCTCGGCCTCATTTAATTCACATCCTTTTGGTCCCTGCACTGTTTGTTGCCTTCATGATTAAAAGCCTCATAACTGGAGTTGTTTCATCTCCTCCCCTCTCCAGATGGCAACTATTTGAATAGGCATGCAAAGCTCTGATCAGCAGAGGCCATTCACAACAAAAGAGAACAATCAGACATAGAGTGCTGTGCTGCTGCACAAAGGGATTCTTGTATTTAATTTGGATTTTCACCACCTGtttacaagaggaaaaaagaacaatgaaactctagatatttttaaaagcttACTTGGAAGAGGATCAGTAATCCTATAGCTTATGACTGTACATTCATGTGTCTGCATTCATTTAGCtcagttgtatttttttgtgcatttttgtgatttttaaggAGCTGGCGGGCGACACAGCCACCATCATCTGGCTGCAGTAATGTCTTAAAACACAAAGAGCCCCATTCAGAGATCTCTCGGGCCATATCCCACACCCACACAGTCAAAAGGACACACGGACCCATCCAGCACACAGCCTGGAGTTATTATGGCGAGCAGTGTGTACTTACAcagcagtaaaacattcacagaaAATATTCAGCATTAACAGAAGGGtcagaaaagcagaaatgagaACAAAATGATGGAGCTTCTATACAAAGACCTGTCTCCCTCCTGCTGTCTCATACGCAGTGATTTAGgttcatcaaacacacacaggaattATTCCTACAGCTTACAACaatattttacagtttcaaCTATCCGAGAAGCTCGAGGCTGCACATACCTCGTGTAAGATGAGTCTGGTGCCAGGAGCTTCCCTTGGACTGGTCTGTCAAAGATGGAGCCAGCAAAGAAAtcagaggcagacagagaggCCCCAGTGTCTGCGAAGTCCACACCGAGGCAAACAACAGGACAAAAGTACTAAAGAGCAACTTCACTCATTTTTACTAAAAGTAAAAAGCTGTACAAAACCCTTTTCCTGCTCCAGAGTTTGTACAGGTTTTAAAGGAATAAATAACTTTagtaagaaaaaaggaaactctCAACAGCTGAGTTGCATTTTGAGTAATTCAGGCACTTGGTTTGAAAGATTTTGAAGACAAAGTAGGCATGTTGTTATACATATGTATGACATTCAGGTTAGATTGATATTTCATAAGTCATAGCAAAGCTATGCATCTGGAGTGCAAAGGCTGCCTCAACATTCCCATAATCCTAAGGTGTTACATATGGAGGACCAAAGCAGTCAGTCAATCAGTCAAGTTTATGCCACAATCACCTGAGGAGTGGACTTTCCAGCAAATTCACTCCAGCTTCAAACAGTctaacacaaagacaaagtaCAAGAGTTACACCACCGACTCTATAGATCTCAGTTAGCATGCTAAACGTTAAAGTTCATGACtgcacaattagaaaaagactgaacagcaCGACATGTTTGGAAGTGTCACCGAGAAGAAGCCGCTTCTCTCATGGCTGGTTTTTGTGTGCAAACCTGCATCTGTATAATCCACAGGacctctggaacaatgtcccgtggacagatgagaccaaagtggagatgttggCCACAATGCACAGCattatcagcacaaacagctcAACTGTCAAAGCACAGCAAAGGAGGGTTGATGATtcaggcttgttttgcagctacAGGGCACTTTGTAGTCACTGAGTGGACTATGAATTCCTCTATAAGTATTCTAgaatcaaatgtgaggccatctgtgaGACCAAAGCTTGGCCCAAATTGGGCCATGGAACAAACTCAAAGGATGTAAGGAAATCTACAGCTGAATAGAttaatcaaggtgttgcaataaTAGTCcagtgaaaaaatgttttcacaggaCCGTGTTTGCCTTTGGTATTGGCCAGCTCGTTTTATATTGAAACATAAAGgaactgtaaaagaaaatacagaaatacgaaataacagaaaagaaaatattctaTAACTTGTATCTATGTATCTAGTGCATTAAATTggattttttaattattcagtagttagttttttttccattttggcaCCTTTGGTCCTTGATTTTACACTTGTGTCATTCCCACAGTGACACTTGATTTATTCAGTGTATATTTCAAGGTTGCAAATCACCAAAGGCCCTGgtataaaacacacagacactttcATATTCCCACATTGAACCACTAACCCTTTAAATCATAAACCTGAAATTTATATGGGTTTGCAGTGACTGTGATAAAGTGCGACACTTCAGCAATCAATACGTCCTGCAGCAGCCCACGACACAGCGCAATGCAGACTTTCTTCACTTCTGAGAGCTGCTGATTCTACTCGTAACCCCACACCAGTGCAACCGAGGCAGGGTAGTTGACTTTACCCATGAAATATTCATAGGAAGatgttttaaaaacactttgcatttatttaaagtCACCCACTCTAAATAATGCATTGTGTGGTGTGACATTGGAGAAGGCCATGGTTGGACAATGAAGGGTAATTAACAGGCAAGTGTGCTAAAACCTTTAGTACTCTTCTCTTCCATACGTGGTATTTGAACTTAATTATCATTATTCAAAAGGCAGGCTCACAGGAGGATAAAAGGGAACAAACAAACTCTGAaactcagtcaaacagcaaGGAAAGAGGGGTACACAGCTTGCTGCTTAACCAAAGAGTGCAGAATTAAACTACATTTTTCCTAACGTGCATAACTGAGCTTTGTCACGCTTGTAGTCATTTATAAATCAGACATATGGAACAAATCGTTAGCAAGTTGTTAAGGCAGTCGCTGCTGTAGCCGAGAGACGAAACTAAACGAACACATATGTCTgtagtcagtgatcactgccaTTTGGAAATAGGACGGCTGATATTTGCTGCTCAACAATTATCTGAAGTTAACTAAACTCCAGTCTCTTAGCACACAACGCCCCCTGGTGACCACAGATAGAAAACGCAATCACAATCTGCATTAGAAGTTGTTGGAGGGGGTTTATTATAAAAAGCAACAAATCATTGTTGTACAAAAAGTCAGTAGAGAACACACTGTGGTAATGTGCAGGGGTTTGTATTATGCCTCTAAGCAGACAGTGATAGTGTTACCATCCCTATTTAATCAGTAGTTCCTGGCGTCACATTATTATTTCAATAGGTTAAACAACACTTAACAAATTCAGTCTTACTACATTGAACAGAAAAGCTTTGAAGACTAGTTTAACACTTTGCTGTCAttatttcacattctgtctgtaACATGCTTCATTCCACGATGAAACACGTTTTCACTACCTGGCATATTCTGGATTCAGGGATGTTAATTCATACATTTCATATGCATGTTCATATTTATGTACTTGTATTTAGCTTAGCTGAACCTCCTGTTATTGACATACAACTGTCGAACATTATCTTTCATACAAAGAGTCTGGTTGAGGTTTAACATTCAAATCCCTGATCAACAGAGAGAATACTCTGAATGAAAGTTCACTTCTGAATGGCTCCGTTTCCATTTGCAGGACTTTTAACAGTTCGTGGAgtctttgtgtttcctttcACTTTCTCTACCTTGTCTTTTTTAACCTCCTCCTTCTTTGACGCTGCTGCAGTggcctcgtcctcctcctcgtTTTCCGGCTTAGTGTTGACCTTCCTCagcttgtgttttcctttgatgGGAGTGGAAAAAGTCAGCGAAGACTTGATGAAGTCCAGAGGGAAGATGCCCACGTCTCCATCAAAGCGGTTCTTGGTCACTTGCAGGGATCTGCGGCCAGGACACGTCACCAGCTTCTTTTCCTGCAGTATGAGGACGTTGTCGgcctcttggctggcctggaaGGAGTTAAAAGTCAAGACGTGTCTTACTTAAATTGGAAAACTGCAGATTTGCGAAGAGAGCAAGCGTATATGCATTTTATTGAAACAGCAAGTCAAGAGATGTgcttatttattaaaatgtttttaatgttttttaagaaTCAAAATAGAATGATACCCATGCTATTTTGATGAGTAtgaacaaaattattattactctCACAATAACAACCTATCGATGCTGTGATTCTATTTTGGCCCTTTTAGTTCtcctattaaaatattttaatttgcgAATGCCAGATAGGGGAAATACCCACAAATAGGGTACATTTTTGCTGACCAGGTCACTGGTGACTGTGACAATGTTAAGAGGATAATTAAACATTGTACATTAAATGTACAGTATCTGTCTGCCAACAATTTGTCATTTTCAACTGTTCCTTCAGTATTTTCTACCAGACTGAACTGAAACTCTCACTGCCTTACCTTAGCAGAACCAAAGATTGATGCCGTTTGCAGTTCTCGGTCATCCTCCTCTTTCCTCGGATGAATGATCAGGGTGACATGACAGGAGCTGTTAGTGGCAAACTTCCTGAAAACCCCGATAATGTGGTCCTGGACTGCAAACCTGGGGTACATGAGAACATTGTATTTCCATACAGCATTAACACACCAAtaacatatatttttatgacagtatgtttgcactgaagcaccgcagcaatttcctaatgttgtaaacctgctcaacatttggcaataaaaccctttctgattctgattctgaacagCACTaacatgacatcatcacacaccagataaacaacattttttttatcttacttGTCTACTGAAAGGTTTTCTTGTCCCATCATGAACTGTAGATTATCAATGACGACATGGTTGATATCATAGAGGTAGACAGCATGTTGCATTGTGTCCAGCACTGTCCTGCAGGCAAAATTGGACAGGAGTCAGAGGGTCTTAGACCATGTCCACACTAATatgttttcgtttgaaaacgtatctttttctctccgttttggccttctGTCCACACTGAGACTGCGTTTTTGGTCAAGGAAAACAGAGCTTTTTGAAAATGCTCGCCAAAGCGGAAAGGCAGTGTAGACTGCATAAACAGAGACTTTCGGAAACgatgacgcattttagtcatatgatgcagtcatgtaaccaattaaactaagatagcagagggcattatacagcagttattttgtttgctctcaattttgacagccctattaaagattaatatcagtttgtacatgctccagatagcttttcttcaaattctttaattctcactcgcttttgcaactttgtacttttgtgttacttgcagcaacaactccacttcattgttagtccatttaaaaaactcattTACTCATTTAACATTTACTGACTGAGCAACCACACTCCAACAAGAAGTGATCAAACTATCAaaattatgttaaaaaacaaagcaaacctcTTCAATAAAAGAACTTAATGGATCCCTGAAGTACTAATAAGACTTACTTGATGTTCTGCTGCCCATGGAAAGTCATGAAGTAAAGCGACAGCTCTTCAAACTTGTCTGCCCAGAAATCATACTGTTCCAGGTTCTCCTCCAGCCTCTGCATGGCGAACTGTGTCAACATGATCTTGGCTAGACGAACATTGTTGATCTCAAAGCTGCCCCACAAAGTGTTGACACCCTGCATGCAAAGGTCCAGGGCCAACTCACTGATAAAGGTGGTTTTCCCACTTCCAGTAGGACCTGGTAAAGAAACATCATGATTGCGTACTGGGTTAATAAAGCTAGTACTTGTACTTTATATTTAAACTGGTAAACTAAAAAGCCATCATACTTCCAGACACtttaatgaaaagtaaaaacttGGCCAGCTGTGAGTGTTTTACATCCTCTTCCTTTAAAGAAAGTATgcggtttgatttttttttttttatcaaatattGTGGCTGAATTTAAGTCAGCCTATCTCCGGTTCAAGGTCCTTGAGCAGTGCTGCATGACTTCCACAGCTTTTTAGCATTAATTCAGCTAGGTAATGCAGTGGGTCAGTGTTATAACAGTGATGATTCAATTTAAATGGCACACAGTGGGACACCAGGAAGTGGATTTGTTATTCACATGTTTGAAGTTCCATGATGAAATTGCAGATATAAAGAAGCATGTTGGGACTTTCACTGACTGATCCAAAAATAGCCACAATGCTGCAGAAGtcagaaaagggaaaaacaggAGCAGTTTTGAAAGTGCTGCAGCACTGACAAATGAGACCATCTTGAAGAAGATATCATCCAAACTTCAATCAggtatggtttttgttttgttgttgagtTGTGAAACTCGATCACAACTCAGGGCAGAACAATAAAAGACTGAATTTAAATCTGCTTGCTTACAAATTGGCTTTGATATTTGGCTACCTAGAAGTGGTGGAAGAAAGATCCATTATCCACAGAGATATTGATTATATGATGCTATGAGTTTTGTTTGTATCACTTTTAAAAAGGGAAGAAATGACTTAATTTTGGTTATGATTTCttgggattttaaaaaaaacaactaattaGTTCCTGAGTCTTAAAACATCATTATTAGTAACACAGTACCTGTAAAAACAGTCAGCTCTCCCTTGCGGTGTCCCTTCAAAATCCTGTTGAGCTCAGGAAACCTCGTCCACTTCACTCCAGCCACCTGATCTGTGTTGACGAGCTCCCCATAAACATCCTCTCTGAGCTGCTTGAAGGACACTATGGACTTATGGGCCGCTGGGATCGAGGCTTTAATGATGTTGCTTAAGTTTTTACCTCGGGCCAGAGCCTCCACCGCACACGGCCGGTACTCACCGGGCCGCACAAGGGAGCAACGCCTGATGCCCAGCTTGCGAGAAAAGCTCTTTGACGCCTCCCAGGAGCGAATGTCTCCCCCCAGCCACAGAGTCACCCGCTTGAATTGCTCCAGGTAGGGCAGCAGGATTGGAGGAAGGCAGCTGACCCCGCGAGGAAGAGCAACACTCGGGAGTCCTGTTGCCTGACTCACAGCCATCGTGTCAAACTCGTGACCCGTCACCACCACCTCCGAGTCCAGACGTCCCACAAGAGGGAGGCCAAACAAGTTGTAATAGGAGTTAGACTTTGGGACTGTAGCTTCATTATATGTGACTTTGTCAGTTTCTGTTCTTTGAGCTGACAGGAGCTTGACCCCTTTTAAAGAGGAATCAGGTCCACCAAACCAGGGGAAAACCAGGCTTTTGGTTGGCTTGAATAATCTCACTCCAAACTTCTTGAGGGTTGCATTGGAGATCTTTGTGATCTGAAACAAAGCATTGACATTACTGTGCCAGATGACACTGTAGAGGAAAAGGTAAGGTCTTGTACATACACCaccatatttaacaaaataaatatatatgtttaaagTGACTTTACATTCAGGTACTAGCAGTCTCAGAGGATGAGAATGGTTGTGTATGTGCACATATCCCGGGCGTGtcctcagagcgtgttctggggagcttgcaggagtgctgacagacatattcaacctgtccttggcccacgctgtggtaccggcctgcttcaaatccacctccatcgtcccgatacccaaaaactccaacccatcttgcctcaatgactaccgcccagtagcactcacccccatcatcactaagtgcttagagcgactggtcctagcacacttcaaatcctgtctcccccccaccctggacccccaccaattcgcataccgccagaacaggagcacagaggatgcagtctccatcgcactgcactctgtcctctcacacctggacaacaacaacacatacgccagaatgctgtttatagacttcagttcagcattcaatacaatccacccctcacaactcatcaggaaactgacagacctgggcatcagttccctcatctgcaaatggttactggacttcctgaccaaccgcccccaacatgtccggctggataaccactgctcatctaccatcacaatgaacaccggtgtaccacaaggctgtgtgatgagccctttcctctactccctcttcacccacgactgcagacctgctgatggttccaacaccatcattaagtttgcagatgacaccacggtgattggcctcatcagtgacaacgatgaggccgcctacagggaggaggtggatcgtctggctgagtggtgcgacacaaacaacctgctgcttaacaccgagaagaccaaggagctcatcgtggactacaggaggaatgctgacccacatccacccatccacattaaggggacggctgtggagcgtgtgagcagcttcaagttcctgggagtccacatctccgaggatctcacctggacgaccaactgctccaagctggtcaagaaggctcaccagcgcctcttcttcttgaggactctgaggaagaaccacctgtcctcagacatcctggtgaacgtctatcgttgcaccatcgagagcatcctgaccaactgtataacagtctggtacgggaactgctctgcctcggaccggaaggcgttgcagagggtcgtgaaaactgcccagcgcatcgccggagcaccacttcctgccataaaagacatctacaagaagcggtgtctgaaaagggctgggaaaatcatcagagaccccagtcacccatcacatggactctgcaccctcctgccctctgggaggcgccacaggagcctccggactaagaccaccaggtaccggaacagcttcttccccacagctgtcagactcctgaactctgcctcctgacatctgacccacattaaaacatggactgaacatacacacacccacaatggacaactgtaccctcaaacacacaataataacacggactgaaccaccactcacaaccaccagcactttatatagcctctgtagaattatccacatatctcacttatcttaactgcactactgtatagctctgtgtaaataatcattctgtacatacgataatctttaatcctacaactgtttacaacttgcacagttcccatttctgtataactgtatatctcagattctgtaaagttatttatttcatattctgtgtagtttttcatatttatatcctgttcatagcctgtacatagcttgtactcactacagcctgtacatacctatagttatagaatattcacaacatacttcataccgtgtacatcaTAACAttccataatagacccatttctgtaatatatttacatatctatattattgctaatatttattgtaatatatctatatcactaaagcacttctggatggatgcaaactgcatttcgttgccctgtacctgtgcatgtgcaatgacaataaagttgaattctattctattctatatgtTTGTCACAGAgctgaggatgtgtgtgtgtgttagttgtTGCCGATCTTTGTAATCAGTGCAGGGAGATGTGTGGTGAGGGCAACAGCTCTGGGGAAGCTGTTCATGAGCTGCTCGTGTCATCTTTTGAATTAAGAATCACAAATTACACAGAATAATACCTGGAAAATGGTTTTAATCAGCTGAGCTTCATCCTCTGGGAGGTCAGTGAGTGGCACAGAGGTGGACCAGATCCTCTGCACCTCTCtcagctccctctctctctcctcctgctcctccacaCTCTCCGGATACCCCAGAAGCACATTAGGGTTAAGGGACTCTTCCCCGTCCTTCTGCATCACCTCCAAACAGTCCTGGAGGTCCTCCCAGCTCCCCTCCACCAGCGTGTCCTTGCACAGAAACTGTCCCGTGGTTTTGTCAATGAACAGGGAGAAGACCTCCTTCCTGGTTGACAAATCCACAAAGATGCTGGGAATGTGGAGGCAGCTGTAACCATCGTGGAAGGGAATATCTTTGGAGCGTAGATACTGTTTGATGTCTGTGACTGTGACTGGGGTCACAGGGAACTCTAAAGTAGATTTGGTGTCTTTTTTATAACCTCTGGTCCCAGTGTGTGTCAGGAAGTAGCCTGTACCCCAAGGTATTGGAAATGGCCTGTGAAGCAGCCTCTTTGCTAGAGGTCTCAAAAATGGAGATGTAAGACATCCTTGGGGGAGAAACCTTGGAGCTCCCACCTGCAAGAGACAGGTGGAGCTCCTCAGCAGCAAGCCTTTCCACATTGGTTATGTGGTCAGCACGTTGAACCTGCAAAAAGACACCAAGACATGAGGAAACCAGCAGCCTAATATAGGAAAAGCACAGCAAAGTTTTGGGGTGACCTAGACAGTCAAATTAAGGAGAGGCAGAAAACCGTTATTTTCTTGTCAAACGGAGACGTACCGAACATGAAAATTATCATGGAGGCGTATGAAAGCATCACTCAAAAGTTAGTGGCGTTTAATAAAACATGAGGCTGAAAAAGAACAACTTACAGTCTCTGATAtctgtcctcctctcctcccatGCTCCACTCTAACCCGGGCTTTTCGGTGCGTTTCCAAAACAAGTCCGTGTGAACAATACGGAAGACTAGATATTCGGAAAGCTAGACTAACACATATTTACCTTTTAAATTATACTTAACGTGATCATTTTTATagtagaaaataaatgtaatggtTGGACGTTTAATTTGTCAACGAAAAAAGTCTTCTTCTAGAAGGTATCTTTTTTTGTTAACCGTTATGTCAGCTATGCGTTTCACTCCGGAACTTGCTACTGACGGACAGCGCTGTGTACATGCCCGTCAGGTTGTCCTCTGAGAGCCTTGTTACCGTTTAGTGTGTTTGactgtgttatttttgtgcagCAGTAGAAAAAGAGCAGATTAACGATGACTTCCAGAGGGACACCGAGTCGTTTTTTGAGAAGTGTCCTTCAAAATGGCGTCGGTCGGTACGTTTGCCAGCTAAAACGCATCTCCATCGTCTTCTCCAAAAAGGCTCAGAGTTCGCTGGGAGCCAGGTAAAAGAAGTCTTTGATAGTTTATGTAGACAGTTCCTCTAAGTCACGGCCTTGAAAAAATCTAAGAGATTACTTGGTTTCCTGATTAGCACACGGTTTATTGATTTAGATCTTGTAATTATTCTTAAATTAGATCCCAGTCTATTATGTTGACGTTAGTCTTGTACCTCATTATTTTCATTAATCAGCCGTCTTTCCCGGTGGAGGAATCCAAAAGATGCTGTAAGCCAACAGCAGGTTAAAAATCTATTTGTCATAACGTCATAGCATACAATATGCTCATCTGCCGCTTCATTAGGAACACCCTTTCAACTActcgttaatgcaaatatctcgTGAACAAATCACAATGGCAGCAACCGAACACATGTAGACATGGCCAAAGACCAGATGAAGTCCAAACGAGCATCAGAATTTTGAAGAAAGTTAAAGATGTAGACGAGCATCTGTGAACGCACAGCACGTTAAACCTTtgagcagatgggctacagcagcagaagacaccTGATGTCACTCCTttcagctgagaacaggaaactgaacctACACCAAAGCTGGACAATAGAAAATTGGAAATGATGCAACATTCGAATGgaagggtcagaatttggtgtaaactaCATGAAATCATGAATTGTagctcaggaggcagagcaggtcaccAACTGATCAGAAAGTTGGTGTTTTGATGTCCGGCTCCTCCGGTCTACATAgcgaagtatccttgggcaagataatgAACCCCAAGTCGCCTTCTGATGTCATGTCACAGAGCTGAAATCCTCTCAATATGATTTCATTAACATGACAGTGAATTTATTGTACTCACATGGTCTCCGCAGTCACTGCATCTCAATCTAATAGAGCATCTTTAGTAGCAGGAGCAGTAGGTTTGCAACAAGGATGTACAACAAACAGATCTGCAGCAActatgtgatgctgtcatgtaaatatgcaccaaaatctctgaggaatgtttccagcaccttgttgaatctatgccacaaagaatAATACCAGTTCTGAGGGCAAAAAGCGGTCAAACCCAGTACTGACAAGGTGTAACTGATAGAGTATTTTAGAAATGGCCCAAAAATGTGCAGTTAAGCAGGATTTTTGCAGTTCCTATTATAGCATGTAGGCTCAAATGCACTACCTGCTTCTGTAACACACAATCAGAAAGCCAGATGATCATCACATTCCTGTGATATGGATTCAGGGATCATAGTAGAAGAATCTTTTAGCACTGGCAGTAGATGTTGACAGACATCACCAACAGCCCTTTATTGTTCAAATGCCACATCATGATGCTAGCAGCAGTTACATTTGCAGACTCTCAGCAGAATTTTTCACTGCTCAGAATAGTTTCTGACTTCATGACTGAATGTTCTGTGACTTCAGTAgcctaaagataaaaataatgtttctgTTGATTCATTTTAAGCTGTTTATCTGCTTGCTAACACACAAAATTGGCCAAATACTTtacatttgcattataataGTGAAAGGGTCCAGCTTCACATTAACCAATTAAAACATCCTGTGCTCTtctaaaattgtattttaaagaaaatgtttttttaaaaattcatatcTGAAAATTGCAGGGTGATGTCTGTCATctggaaagattttttttcccccaagtttgttttattatcaGTTATTTAACTGttcatgcatttctttttctttttgaaatgaaaagTAGCACAAAgcataaaattaaattatatgattgtcatttaattttccattttatacAGCTACGCTCAGACTGTGTGGTTTAAACAAAAGTATAATAATTTATTAaccagtaatgaaaataattgGCAGGTAtggctcaaaaaaaaaacaaaaaaaactctgtCACCCTTACCAAACTGTAATACCGGTTAACCTGCTTTTTCAGGGATTTCATCGAGGAGGGAGTTGTGGATTATGCCAACAAGAACCCTGGAACTGTCGTCTATGTGTCTCCGCAGCCCTGCAGAGTACCAAAAATAGTTGCAGAATACTGTAAGTGCCCACAGCTCTGTTCGAATCAGACCTGAATAAATTTACTGAAACAATGGTGAAGCAGAGTGACAGTGAGATTTCTGAATATATATCATTTGTTGATGTAGATATAAAGCAAAGAGAGAAGGAGTTAAGATTACAAGCTTCTGTTAAGGAGTTTAAAGGTAATGAAATTATAATAGAGAGCAACTGAATGTTTATTAGAACATTTATTATATTCCACTCACTAGACTCTGAACTGAGTAATCGATAATGTATACTGAATAAAA carries:
- the twnk gene encoding twinkle mtDNA helicase; amino-acid sequence: MWKGLLLRSSTCLLQVGAPRFLPQGCLTSPFLRPLAKRLLHRPFPIPWGTGYFLTHTGTRGYKKDTKSTLEFPVTPVTVTDIKQYLRSKDIPFHDGYSCLHIPSIFVDLSTRKEVFSLFIDKTTGQFLCKDTLVEGSWEDLQDCLEVMQKDGEESLNPNVLLGYPESVEEQEERERELREVQRIWSTSVPLTDLPEDEAQLIKTIFQITKISNATLKKFGVRLFKPTKSLVFPWFGGPDSSLKGVKLLSAQRTETDKVTYNEATVPKSNSYYNLFGLPLVGRLDSEVVVTGHEFDTMAVSQATGLPSVALPRGVSCLPPILLPYLEQFKRVTLWLGGDIRSWEASKSFSRKLGIRRCSLVRPGEYRPCAVEALARGKNLSNIIKASIPAAHKSIVSFKQLREDVYGELVNTDQVAGVKWTRFPELNRILKGHRKGELTVFTGPTGSGKTTFISELALDLCMQGVNTLWGSFEINNVRLAKIMLTQFAMQRLEENLEQYDFWADKFEELSLYFMTFHGQQNIKTVLDTMQHAVYLYDINHVVIDNLQFMMGQENLSVDKFAVQDHIIGVFRKFATNSSCHVTLIIHPRKEEDDRELQTASIFGSAKASQEADNVLILQEKKLVTCPGRRSLQVTKNRFDGDVGIFPLDFIKSSLTFSTPIKGKHKLRKVNTKPENEEEDEATAAASKKEEVKKDKVEKVKGNTKTPRTVKSPANGNGAIQK
- the mrpl43 gene encoding large ribosomal subunit protein mL43, with the protein product MTSRGTPSRFLRSVLQNGVGRYVCQLKRISIVFSKKAQSSLGARDFIEEGVVDYANKNPGTVVYVSPQPCRVPKIVAEYLNGNVREETITSKTSQQISELLTKLTNQSGLEIIRIRKPFHTDSPSIQGLWHPFTNRPPSIGPLRPQKPDSQ